The following are from one region of the Halarcobacter sp. genome:
- the mnmA gene encoding tRNA 2-thiouridine(34) synthase MnmA — MKKKVMVGMSGGIDSSVTAYMLQKDGYEVEGVYLKLHNRTDGYHEKNLDYIEEVAKFLNIKYHVLDLADKFTQEVYDYFVDSYLEGTTPNPCVKCNRQIKFGAMLDFAKAHKASYLATGHYAKTDGEFFYEADDKTKDQSYFLSQVDKEALPYMMFPLSTYKKEDIIKFGAKLNSAYKRITEKNESQEICFVETVYTDVVKRHANIDMPGDVLDENGNVIGKHKGYMHYTIGKRRGFTVDGAHEPHFVTKLNPKNNTIVVGKKEALEINEVEIENLNMYIEDLEFECTVKLRYRSKSIRCSVKIIDNKAVISLNEPAFGVAAGQLAVFYKNEKVIGSGWIKSSK; from the coding sequence ATGAAAAAAAAAGTAATGGTAGGTATGAGTGGAGGAATTGATTCTTCAGTTACTGCTTATATGTTACAAAAAGATGGATATGAAGTTGAAGGTGTTTATTTAAAACTTCATAACAGAACTGATGGTTATCACGAAAAAAACTTAGATTATATTGAAGAGGTTGCAAAATTTCTTAATATAAAATACCACGTATTAGACTTAGCTGACAAATTTACACAAGAAGTATATGATTATTTTGTTGATTCCTATTTAGAAGGTACTACACCAAATCCATGTGTAAAATGCAATAGACAAATTAAATTTGGTGCTATGCTTGATTTTGCCAAAGCGCACAAAGCTTCATACTTAGCAACAGGACATTATGCAAAAACAGATGGTGAGTTTTTCTATGAAGCAGATGATAAAACAAAAGATCAAAGCTATTTCTTATCTCAAGTTGATAAAGAAGCCTTGCCTTATATGATGTTTCCATTAAGCACTTATAAAAAAGAAGATATTATCAAATTTGGTGCAAAACTTAATTCAGCCTACAAAAGAATAACAGAAAAAAATGAATCACAAGAGATATGTTTTGTTGAAACAGTATACACTGATGTTGTGAAAAGACACGCAAATATTGATATGCCAGGTGATGTTCTTGATGAAAATGGAAATGTTATAGGAAAACACAAAGGTTATATGCACTACACAATTGGAAAAAGAAGAGGATTTACAGTTGATGGAGCACACGAGCCACATTTTGTAACAAAACTTAATCCTAAAAACAATACTATTGTTGTAGGGAAAAAAGAAGCTTTAGAGATAAATGAAGTAGAAATTGAAAATCTAAATATGTATATTGAAGATTTAGAATTTGAGTGTACAGTAAAATTAAGATATAGATCTAAATCTATTAGATGTAGTGTAAAAATCATTGATAATAAAGCTGTTATTTCATTAAATGAACCTGCATTTGGAGTTGCAGCAGGACAACTTGCAGTATTTTATAAAAATGAAAAAGTTATAGGTAGTGGATGGATAAAATCAAGTAAATAA
- the mnmA gene encoding tRNA 2-thiouridine(34) synthase MnmA, protein MKKKVVVGMSGGVDSSVTALLLKQQGYDVVGLFMRNWEYGIKGSQCPNRIEFEDAKKVGELIGIEVKGKDFVEEYRTKVFDVFLEGLKKGLTPNPDILCNREIKFHVFLNEAKKMGADFIATGHYAKIAQYKNHFVLDTPKDDSKNQTYFLHALSSEQLSHAMFPLGDLTKKEVREIAKEHNLPVSDKKDSTGICFIGNQKFDEFITQHLKAIPGDIIDENGKVLGKHKGLICYTLGQRKGIGLGGIKGLEGENNTHKSWYAAKKNIEDNTLTVVQDTNHPLLMSKNVQASHMHWVLEEPAKVGDKLMAQIRYRQQKQACTVVEVNEDKVIVEFDKPQRAVTLGQSLVLYSGNYCLGGGFISDYN, encoded by the coding sequence ATGAAAAAAAAAGTAGTTGTTGGGATGTCAGGTGGAGTTGATTCTTCAGTTACTGCACTACTGTTAAAACAACAAGGATATGATGTTGTTGGCTTATTTATGCGTAACTGGGAATATGGCATAAAAGGTAGCCAATGCCCAAACAGAATAGAGTTTGAAGATGCTAAAAAAGTTGGTGAACTAATAGGGATTGAAGTAAAAGGTAAAGATTTTGTTGAAGAATACAGAACAAAAGTTTTTGATGTATTTTTAGAAGGTCTTAAAAAAGGTCTTACTCCAAATCCAGATATTTTATGTAATAGAGAGATTAAATTCCACGTATTTTTAAATGAAGCAAAAAAAATGGGTGCAGATTTTATAGCAACTGGACATTATGCAAAGATTGCCCAATACAAAAATCATTTTGTATTAGATACTCCAAAAGATGATAGTAAAAACCAAACTTATTTTTTACATGCATTATCTAGTGAACAACTTTCACATGCTATGTTTCCACTTGGTGATTTAACAAAAAAAGAGGTAAGAGAGATAGCAAAAGAGCATAACTTACCAGTTAGTGACAAAAAAGACAGCACAGGAATATGTTTTATAGGTAATCAAAAATTTGATGAATTTATTACTCAACATCTAAAAGCTATTCCAGGAGATATTATAGATGAAAATGGAAAAGTTCTAGGAAAACACAAAGGTCTTATTTGCTATACATTAGGTCAAAGAAAAGGTATAGGTCTTGGTGGAATCAAAGGTCTTGAAGGTGAAAATAACACTCATAAATCATGGTATGCTGCTAAAAAAAATATTGAAGATAATACTTTAACAGTTGTACAAGATACAAACCATCCTTTACTTATGAGCAAAAATGTACAAGCTAGTCATATGCACTGGGTATTAGAAGAGCCAGCAAAAGTTGGAGACAAACTAATGGCACAAATTCGGTATAGACAACAAAAGCAAGCTTGTACAGTAGTTGAAGTAAATGAAGATAAAGTAATAGTAGAATTTGATAAACCTCAAAGAGCTGTAACTTTAGGACAAAGTCTTGTTTTATATTCTGGCAACTACTGCTTAGGTGGTGGTTTTATTAGTGATTACAATTAA
- the folK gene encoding 2-amino-4-hydroxy-6-hydroxymethyldihydropteridine diphosphokinase, with amino-acid sequence MKKNLNKNLTLFYTPNFPKKISSSSNKRYYVTIGIGGNIGNTKNIFDKLFLYLKGDTRFDVLMTSALLRNPPFGYLEQNHFLNGIIILKTNLAPNDFLKNMLRLEKRLGRKRSFQDAPRTLDIDIIFFNNKKICTEKLIIPHKDWANRESVIIPLRHL; translated from the coding sequence ATGAAAAAAAATTTAAATAAAAATCTAACACTTTTTTATACACCTAATTTCCCAAAAAAAATCTCCTCTAGTTCTAATAAAAGATATTATGTAACTATTGGTATTGGGGGAAATATTGGAAATACAAAAAATATTTTTGATAAACTTTTCTTATATTTAAAAGGTGATACTAGATTTGATGTGCTTATGACATCTGCTCTACTTCGTAATCCCCCTTTTGGATATTTAGAACAAAATCACTTTTTAAATGGTATAATAATACTTAAAACTAACCTTGCACCAAACGATTTTTTAAAAAATATGCTTAGGTTAGAAAAAAGATTAGGAAGAAAGCGATCCTTTCAAGATGCGCCTAGAACCTTGGATATTGATATCATATTTTTTAATAATAAAAAAATATGTACTGAAAAACTTATTATCCCTCACAAAGACTGGGCAAACAGAGAGTCTGTGATTATTCCGTTAAGACATCTATAA
- a CDS encoding M24 family metallopeptidase, with protein MKNYILLNENAVYYECGFSCDNVVFLKLGSIKYFITDARYTVEAKEYAKDCIVIESSDFIKDVQKILKKSKIKKIVFDPNDFKLSFYQKLTNDIKIKFEAKENFSKLKRIIKSDEEIELLKKAAQIGRDGFKDLAKFIRKNGFRESENFLHFKAIEKMSHIGKYDLSFDPIVAINKNAAKPHALPTNTKLKLHDLLLVDAGVKYKRYCSDRTCTSHVDFENFSFKREQNFKSKKHQKIYDLVYKAQLNAIEKARVGMKASQIDKLTRDVIEKAGFGKYFVHSTGHGVGLDIHEFPNINSRSDVIIEDNMVFTIEPGIYLPEEFGVRIEDTVVMKNGKAQIL; from the coding sequence ATGAAAAACTATATACTACTTAACGAAAATGCTGTATATTATGAGTGTGGATTCTCATGCGATAATGTAGTTTTTCTAAAACTAGGATCAATAAAATATTTTATTACAGATGCAAGATATACAGTTGAAGCTAAAGAATATGCTAAAGATTGTATAGTTATTGAAAGTTCTGATTTTATAAAAGATGTTCAGAAAATATTAAAAAAATCAAAAATCAAAAAAATTGTTTTTGATCCAAATGATTTTAAACTTAGCTTTTACCAAAAACTAACTAATGACATAAAAATAAAATTTGAAGCGAAAGAAAACTTTTCAAAATTAAAAAGAATAATAAAAAGTGATGAAGAGATAGAGTTATTAAAAAAAGCTGCACAGATTGGAAGAGATGGATTTAAGGATTTAGCTAAATTTATAAGAAAAAATGGTTTTAGAGAAAGTGAAAACTTTTTACACTTTAAAGCAATTGAAAAAATGAGTCATATAGGAAAATATGATTTAAGTTTTGACCCAATTGTTGCTATAAATAAAAACGCAGCAAAACCCCACGCACTACCTACAAATACAAAACTGAAACTTCATGATTTATTATTAGTTGATGCTGGAGTTAAATATAAAAGATATTGTTCAGATAGAACATGTACTTCACATGTTGATTTTGAAAATTTTTCTTTTAAAAGAGAACAAAACTTCAAAAGTAAAAAACATCAAAAAATTTATGATTTAGTATATAAAGCACAACTAAATGCTATTGAAAAAGCTAGAGTAGGAATGAAAGCTTCACAAATTGATAAATTAACTAGAGATGTAATTGAAAAAGCTGGATTTGGTAAATACTTTGTACACAGTACAGGTCATGGAGTGGGACTTGATATCCATGAGTTTCCAAATATTAATTCACGTTCAGATGTTATAATTGAAGATAATATGGTATTTACAATAGAACCTGGAATTTATTTACCTGAAGAGTTTGGGGTAAGAATTGAAGATACTGTTGTTATGAAAAATGGCAAAGCACAAATTCTTTAA
- the aroQ gene encoding type II 3-dehydroquinate dehydratase, producing MKIAVIQGPNLNMLGIREQHIYGPMSLEQIHDQMKASAEQNGVELEFFQSNLEGEIVDRIQECLGTVDGILINPAAYSHTSIAIKDALNAVSLPTVEVHISNIYKREEYRQKSVTAGASTGVITGFGPFGYHLGLISLTQIVSEVKAVQAKQKAEAEAQNS from the coding sequence ATGAAAATAGCGGTAATTCAAGGTCCAAATTTAAATATGTTAGGTATTAGAGAACAACATATTTATGGTCCAATGAGTTTAGAACAAATCCACGATCAAATGAAAGCAAGTGCTGAACAAAATGGAGTTGAACTAGAATTTTTCCAATCTAATTTAGAGGGTGAAATTGTAGATAGAATTCAAGAGTGTTTAGGTACAGTTGATGGTATTTTAATTAATCCAGCAGCATATTCTCATACTTCAATTGCAATCAAAGATGCTTTAAATGCAGTTAGCTTACCAACTGTTGAAGTACATATTTCAAATATCTATAAAAGAGAAGAATATAGACAAAAATCAGTTACAGCTGGTGCCTCTACAGGTGTAATCACTGGATTTGGACCTTTTGGTTATCATTTAGGTTTAATCTCACTAACTCAAATTGTTTCTGAAGTGAAAGCAGTTCAAGCAAAACAAAAAGCTGAAGCAGAAGCTCAAAATAGTTAA
- a CDS encoding metal-dependent hydrolase, which translates to MKILKASWVITCDENSTIIKDGAVVFDKKIIDVATIDFIKEKYPNIEIEDLGNNSVLMPGLINSHIHLEFSSNSTTLKYGNFMSWLNSVITSREKLIQNATKDLLKEKLEEIKNSGTTTIGAISSYAFDLESCFESDLNIVFFNEVIGSKPDMIDTLLADFKSRLELSKKNKREGFYPAVAIHSPYSVHPFLIREALNIAKADDLSVSAHFLESPEEFQWLHKDEGGFLDFFKNFLGQEKAVTKPIEFLNQFENIDKLSFTHCVEASSEDLEKIKDLDAVINHCVTSNRVLNNTKLNIKKLFDLNIPFSIGTDGLSSNNSLSMFDELRNALMTHTEENVITFSKTLIEAATKRGAQALGLNKGILLKDKDADIITLTLPDEVEDENDLCMNIILHTKNVKNTIIGGRDV; encoded by the coding sequence ATGAAAATCTTAAAAGCATCGTGGGTTATAACTTGTGATGAAAATAGCACTATCATAAAAGATGGTGCTGTTGTTTTTGATAAGAAAATTATTGATGTTGCAACAATAGATTTTATAAAAGAAAAATATCCAAATATTGAAATAGAAGATTTAGGTAATAATTCAGTTTTAATGCCTGGACTTATCAATTCACATATTCATTTAGAATTCTCATCAAATTCCACAACTTTAAAATATGGCAATTTTATGTCATGGTTAAACTCAGTTATAACTTCAAGAGAAAAACTAATACAAAATGCAACAAAAGATTTATTAAAAGAAAAATTAGAAGAGATTAAAAATAGTGGTACAACAACTATAGGTGCTATATCATCATATGCTTTTGATTTAGAAAGCTGTTTTGAATCAGATTTAAATATAGTATTTTTTAATGAGGTGATTGGAAGTAAACCTGATATGATTGATACATTATTGGCTGATTTTAAATCTAGACTTGAACTTTCTAAAAAAAATAAAAGGGAAGGTTTTTATCCTGCTGTTGCTATACACTCTCCATATTCAGTTCATCCATTTTTAATTAGAGAAGCATTAAATATAGCAAAAGCTGATGACCTATCTGTTAGTGCACACTTTTTAGAATCACCTGAAGAGTTCCAATGGCTTCATAAAGATGAAGGTGGTTTTTTAGATTTCTTTAAAAACTTTTTAGGACAAGAAAAAGCTGTTACAAAACCAATTGAATTTTTAAATCAGTTTGAAAATATTGATAAATTATCTTTTACTCATTGTGTGGAAGCTAGTAGTGAAGACTTAGAAAAGATTAAAGATTTAGATGCTGTGATTAATCATTGTGTTACTTCAAATAGAGTTTTAAACAATACAAAACTGAATATTAAAAAATTGTTTGATTTAAATATACCATTTTCTATAGGTACTGATGGTTTAAGTTCAAATAACTCTTTATCTATGTTTGATGAGTTAAGAAATGCTTTAATGACACATACAGAAGAAAATGTAATAACATTTTCAAAAACTTTAATAGAAGCAGCTACAAAAAGAGGAGCCCAAGCTTTAGGTTTAAATAAAGGGATACTTTTAAAAGATAAAGATGCGGACATTATAACTTTAACTTTGCCAGATGAAGTTGAAGATGAAAATGATTTATGTATGAATATTATTTTACATACAAAAAATGTAAAAAATACAATAATAGGGGGAAGAGATGTTTAA
- the sppA gene encoding signal peptide peptidase SppA, with protein MFNVLKKIFYPIIAILDFITKYFKTIVFLTIIYFFVASSEDSAISGENFEMANLQKIELYGPIMTAEKVLAQIEQAKENPNIKGVLLDVNSPGGAVAPSVEISYAIKELRAVKPVVAYASGVMASGSYYASIWADKIVANPGSMVGSIGVIFQGTNLEELMEKIGVKTQTIKAGRYKESGTPTREWTSYEKEELEKVIEDTYSMFVNDVAKARKLKPEEHTKFADAHIFTSSQAKEVGLVDNVATFSYAKNEIIKLSKVKDPVWKKEDKFDKFLDRVISEAVTNFSVVFNSNLKAY; from the coding sequence ATGTTTAATGTTTTAAAAAAGATATTTTATCCAATAATTGCAATACTTGATTTTATTACTAAATATTTTAAAACTATAGTTTTTTTAACAATAATTTATTTTTTTGTTGCAAGTTCAGAAGATTCTGCTATAAGTGGTGAAAATTTTGAGATGGCAAACTTGCAAAAGATTGAGCTTTATGGTCCAATTATGACAGCAGAAAAAGTTTTAGCTCAAATAGAACAAGCAAAAGAGAATCCAAATATCAAAGGTGTTTTATTAGATGTTAATTCTCCTGGTGGAGCAGTTGCACCTTCTGTAGAAATCTCTTATGCTATAAAAGAGTTACGAGCTGTAAAACCAGTTGTTGCATACGCAAGTGGAGTAATGGCAAGTGGAAGTTATTATGCTTCAATTTGGGCAGATAAAATTGTTGCAAATCCAGGAAGTATGGTTGGTTCTATTGGGGTTATTTTTCAAGGAACAAATCTAGAAGAATTAATGGAAAAAATTGGTGTAAAAACACAAACAATTAAAGCAGGAAGATATAAAGAGTCTGGTACTCCAACAAGAGAGTGGACAAGTTATGAAAAAGAAGAACTTGAAAAGGTTATTGAAGATACTTATTCTATGTTTGTAAATGATGTTGCAAAAGCTAGAAAATTAAAACCTGAAGAGCATACAAAATTTGCAGATGCACATATATTTACCTCTTCTCAAGCTAAAGAAGTAGGATTAGTTGATAATGTTGCTACTTTTTCTTATGCGAAAAATGAGATTATTAAATTATCAAAAGTAAAAGATCCTGTTTGGAAAAAAGAGGATAAATTTGATAAATTTCTTGATAGAGTTATTAGTGAAGCAGTTACAAATTTCTCTGTAGTTTTTAATTCTAATTTAAAAGCTTATTAA
- a CDS encoding acetate kinase, whose protein sequence is MLVFILNAGSSSLKYQLMNPIIKKVFASGICERIGIDGVLKHEFGDDKKLKLEIDMPTHKEAIEAVLSTLTAGEGKVIDSINDIEAIGHRAVHGGEEFSGSVMVTDKVIETMKRLIPLAPLHNPANILGMEICQELMPGKPNVAVFDTAFHQTMPDYAYMYALPYDQYTKHGIRKYGFHGTSHYFVSNEARQMLDKKHNTRIIVCHLGNGSSVSAVQDGKCIDTSMGLTPIQGLMMGTRSGDVGAGALQYMMSQEGMTIDEALNIMNKKSGILGISGKSSDLREVLDGMTNGEERCRLAVDMVAYNIKKYVGSYVAALDGVDALCFTGGIGENAALIREKVCAGLDAMGLVLDPVKNNKRSSSARDIATNGSASRIFVIPTNEEYVIANDTYKVVMGGKC, encoded by the coding sequence ATGTTAGTATTTATTTTAAACGCGGGAAGTTCATCATTAAAGTATCAATTAATGAATCCAATTATCAAGAAAGTTTTTGCTTCTGGTATTTGTGAAAGAATTGGTATTGACGGTGTTTTAAAGCACGAATTTGGTGATGACAAAAAATTAAAACTTGAAATTGATATGCCAACTCATAAAGAGGCTATTGAGGCTGTATTATCTACTCTTACTGCTGGTGAAGGTAAAGTTATTGATTCTATCAATGATATTGAAGCTATTGGACACAGAGCAGTTCATGGTGGAGAAGAGTTTTCTGGTTCTGTAATGGTTACAGATAAAGTAATTGAAACTATGAAAAGATTAATTCCACTTGCACCTTTACATAACCCTGCAAATATTCTTGGTATGGAGATCTGTCAAGAATTAATGCCAGGTAAACCAAATGTAGCAGTATTTGATACTGCATTCCACCAAACTATGCCAGATTATGCATATATGTATGCACTTCCATATGACCAATATACTAAACATGGTATTAGAAAATATGGTTTCCATGGTACATCACACTACTTCGTTTCAAATGAAGCTAGACAAATGTTAGATAAAAAACATAATACTAGAATTATTGTATGTCACTTAGGAAATGGTTCTTCTGTTTCAGCTGTACAAGATGGAAAATGTATTGATACATCTATGGGATTAACTCCTATTCAAGGTCTTATGATGGGAACTAGATCTGGTGATGTTGGTGCTGGTGCATTACAATATATGATGAGTCAAGAGGGTATGACTATTGATGAAGCATTAAATATTATGAATAAAAAATCTGGTATTTTAGGTATTTCTGGGAAATCTTCTGACTTAAGAGAAGTATTAGATGGTATGACTAATGGTGAAGAAAGATGTAGATTAGCTGTAGATATGGTTGCATATAACATCAAAAAATATGTTGGTTCTTATGTTGCTGCTCTTGATGGTGTTGATGCATTATGTTTCACTGGTGGTATTGGTGAAAATGCTGCACTTATTAGAGAAAAAGTTTGTGCTGGTCTAGATGCTATGGGATTAGTTCTTGATCCAGTTAAAAACAACAAAAGATCAAGTAGCGCTAGAGATATTGCTACAAATGGTTCTGCATCAAGAATCTTTGTTATTCCTACAAATGAAGAGTATGTTATTGCTAATGACACTTATAAAGTTGTTATGGGTGGTAAATGCTAA
- the pta gene encoding phosphate acetyltransferase, which translates to MGLIESIKENAKKELRTIVLPESEDERVLKATQMVLEEKTANVVLIGNEETIKADATACGANIEGATIIDPKSYDGIEKYVDELVELRKSKGLSKEEATEIMTTEPRFFGCMMVRMGDAHGLVAGSNSPTADVLRAAIQVIKTAPGINTVSSAFIMETADGKFGDNGLILFADCAVIPEPNAEQLADIACATAATAKSVVGIDPKVAMLSFSTKGSANHPLVDKVQYAVDILNERNVDFAFDGEMQADAAIVEAIGAKKAPDSKVAGKANVLVFPDLQSGNIGYKLVQRFAGANAHGPVVQGLAKPVNDLSRGCSVEDIANLVAITATQI; encoded by the coding sequence ATGGGTTTAATAGAGAGTATTAAAGAGAATGCAAAAAAAGAACTAAGAACAATAGTTCTTCCAGAATCAGAAGATGAAAGAGTGTTAAAAGCAACACAAATGGTTCTGGAAGAAAAAACTGCTAATGTAGTTTTAATTGGAAACGAAGAAACAATTAAAGCTGATGCTACTGCTTGTGGTGCTAACATTGAAGGTGCTACAATTATTGATCCAAAATCTTATGATGGTATTGAAAAGTATGTTGATGAGTTAGTTGAACTTAGAAAGTCTAAAGGTCTTTCTAAAGAGGAAGCTACTGAGATTATGACTACTGAACCTAGATTCTTTGGTTGTATGATGGTTAGAATGGGTGACGCTCACGGGCTTGTTGCAGGTTCAAATTCACCTACTGCTGACGTATTAAGAGCTGCTATTCAAGTTATCAAAACTGCTCCTGGTATAAATACTGTTTCTTCAGCATTTATTATGGAAACTGCTGATGGAAAATTTGGAGATAATGGTCTTATTTTATTCGCTGACTGTGCGGTAATTCCTGAGCCAAATGCTGAACAACTAGCTGACATTGCTTGTGCTACTGCAGCTACTGCTAAATCTGTTGTTGGAATTGATCCTAAAGTTGCTATGTTATCTTTCTCTACAAAAGGAAGTGCTAATCATCCACTTGTTGACAAAGTTCAATATGCTGTTGATATTTTAAATGAAAGAAATGTTGATTTCGCATTTGATGGTGAAATGCAAGCTGATGCTGCTATTGTTGAAGCTATTGGAGCTAAAAAAGCACCTGATTCAAAAGTAGCTGGTAAAGCAAACGTACTTGTATTTCCTGATTTACAATCTGGAAACATTGGGTATAAACTTGTTCAAAGATTTGCTGGTGCTAATGCACACGGTCCTGTTGTTCAAGGTCTTGCTAAACCTGTTAATGACCTTTCTAGAGGTTGTTCAGTTGAAGACATCGCAAACTTAGTAGCTATTACAGCAACACAAATTTAA
- a CDS encoding acetate kinase, translating into MLVFILNAGSSSLKYQLMNPIIKKVFASGICERIGIDGVLKHEFGDDKKLKLEIDMPTHKEAIEAVLSTLTTGEGKVIDSVNDIEAIGHRVAHGGESFTSSALVTDEVLLEIERLIPLAPLHNPANILGIKICQELMPGKPNVTVFDTVFHQTMPDYAYMYALPYDQYTKHGIRKYGFHGTSHYYVSNEARGMLDKKRNTRIVVCHLGNGSSVTAVLNGKSIDTSMGLTPVQGLMMGTRSGDVGAGAISYMMKQEGLDIDQITELMNKKSGILGISGKSSDLREVLAHMDTDERCRLAVDMVAYNIKKYVGSYVAALDGIDALCFTGGIGENSALIREIVCTGLDGMGLVLDPIKNNKKRNDSRDIATNSSSARIFVIPTNEEYVIANDTYKVVSQS; encoded by the coding sequence ATGTTAGTATTTATTTTAAACGCGGGAAGTTCATCATTAAAGTATCAATTAATGAATCCAATTATCAAGAAAGTTTTTGCTTCTGGTATTTGTGAAAGAATTGGTATTGACGGTGTTTTAAAGCACGAATTTGGTGATGACAAAAAATTAAAACTTGAAATTGATATGCCAACTCATAAAGAGGCTATTGAGGCTGTATTATCTACGCTTACAACTGGTGAGGGTAAAGTTATCGATTCAGTTAATGATATAGAAGCTATTGGTCACAGAGTCGCTCATGGTGGAGAATCATTTACTAGTTCAGCTTTAGTTACAGATGAAGTTTTACTTGAAATTGAAAGATTAATTCCACTTGCACCTTTACATAACCCTGCAAATATTCTTGGTATTAAAATCTGTCAAGAGTTAATGCCTGGAAAACCAAATGTTACAGTATTTGATACTGTATTTCACCAAACTATGCCAGATTATGCATATATGTATGCACTTCCATATGACCAATATACTAAACATGGTATTAGAAAATATGGTTTTCATGGTACAAGCCACTATTATGTTTCAAATGAAGCAAGAGGAATGCTTGATAAAAAAAGAAATACAAGAATTGTAGTTTGTCACCTTGGTAATGGTTCTTCAGTAACTGCTGTATTAAATGGTAAATCTATTGATACATCTATGGGTCTTACTCCTGTTCAAGGTCTTATGATGGGTACTAGATCTGGAGATGTTGGTGCTGGAGCTATTAGTTATATGATGAAACAAGAGGGTTTAGATATTGACCAAATAACTGAACTAATGAATAAAAAATCTGGTATTTTAGGTATTTCTGGGAAATCTTCTGACTTAAGAGAAGTATTAGCACATATGGATACAGATGAAAGATGTAGATTGGCTGTTGATATGGTTGCATATAACATCAAAAAATATGTTGGTTCTTATGTTGCTGCACTTGATGGTATTGACGCTTTATGTTTCACTGGTGGTATTGGTGAAAACTCTGCACTTATTAGAGAGATTGTATGTACAGGACTTGACGGAATGGGATTAGTTCTTGACCCAATCAAAAATAATAAAAAGAGAAATGATTCAAGAGATATTGCTACAAACAGTTCTAGTGCAAGAATTTTTGTTATTCCTACAAATGAGGAATATGTTATTGCAAATGATACTTATAAGGTTGTATCTCAATCATAA
- the pta gene encoding phosphate acetyltransferase, which translates to MGLIESIKENAKKELRTIVLPESEDERVLKATQMVLEEKTANVVLIGNEETIKADATACGANIEGATIIDPKSYDGIEKYVDELVELRKSKGLSKEEATEIMTTEPRFFGCMMVRMGDAHGLVAGSNSPTADVLRAAIQVIKTAPGINTVSSAFIMETADGKFGDNGLILFADCAVIPEPNAEQLADIACATAATAKSVVGIDPKVAMLSFSTKGSANHPLVDKVQYAVDILNERNVDFAFDGEMQADAAIVEAIGAKKAPDSKVAGKANVLVFPDLQSGNIGYKLVQRFAGANAHGPVVQGLAKPVNDLSRGCSVEDIANLVAITATQI; encoded by the coding sequence ATGGGTTTAATAGAGAGTATTAAAGAGAATGCAAAAAAAGAACTAAGAACAATAGTTCTTCCAGAATCAGAAGATGAAAGAGTGTTAAAAGCAACACAAATGGTTCTGGAAGAAAAAACTGCTAATGTAGTTTTAATTGGAAACGAAGAAACAATTAAAGCTGATGCTACTGCTTGTGGTGCTAACATTGAAGGTGCTACAATTATTGATCCAAAATCTTATGATGGTATTGAAAAGTATGTTGATGAGTTAGTTGAACTTAGAAAGTCTAAAGGTCTTTCTAAAGAGGAAGCTACTGAGATTATGACTACTGAACCTAGATTCTTTGGTTGTATGATGGTTAGAATGGGTGACGCTCACGGGCTTGTTGCAGGTTCAAATTCACCTACTGCTGACGTATTAAGAGCTGCTATTCAAGTTATCAAAACTGCTCCTGGTATAAATACTGTTTCTTCAGCATTTATTATGGAAACTGCTGATGGAAAATTTGGAGATAATGGTCTTATTTTATTCGCTGACTGTGCGGTAATTCCTGAGCCAAATGCTGAACAACTAGCTGACATTGCTTGTGCTACTGCAGCTACTGCTAAATCTGTTGTTGGAATTGATCCTAAAGTTGCTATGTTATCTTTCTCTACAAAAGGAAGTGCTAATCATCCACTTGTTGACAAAGTTCAATATGCTGTTGATATTTTAAATGAAAGAAATGTTGATTTCGCATTTGATGGTGAAATGCAAGCTGATGCTGCTATTGTTGAAGCTATTGGAGCTAAAAAAGCACCTGATTCAAAAGTAGCTGGTAAAGCAAACGTACTTGTATTTCCTGATTTACAATCTGGAAACATTGGGTATAAACTTGTTCAAAGATTTGCTGGTGCTAATGCACACGGTCCTGTTGTTCAAGGTCTTGCTAAACCTGTTAATGACCTTTCAAGAGGTTGTTCAGTTGAAGACATCGCAAACTTAGTAGCTATTACAGCAACACAAATTTAA